One part of the Arabidopsis thaliana chromosome 4, partial sequence genome encodes these proteins:
- a CDS encoding uncharacterized protein (unknown protein; FUNCTIONS IN: molecular_function unknown; INVOLVED IN: biological_process unknown; LOCATED IN: cellular_component unknown; EXPRESSED IN: 24 plant structures; EXPRESSED DURING: 15 growth stages; BEST Arabidopsis thaliana protein match is: unknown protein (TAIR:AT2G17787.1).), translating to MSRCFPFPPPGYVLNGIRDEAVIVSSIKGVEEKAKKEQRRKDRRSDKKDKKDKKERKEKKEKKEKKRKEREGKEVGSEKRSHKRRRKEDGAKVDLFHKLKESEVNCLEKSSLTVERELLQSTSQNSCDSTLNSNEMLPKQKEVQQPLDGRHNNNNNEKRVEKQQPLDGRHNNNNEKRVEKQQPLDGRHNNNNEKRIEKQQPLNGRHNNNNEKLMEKQQPLNGRHNNNNEKRIEKQQPLNGRHNNKEKQKEKQQPLDVRHNNNDSAEHASKPREEKRKDPIFRGKHGKEKISSSSTRETYQPPKSLCNCPPSMVLQFLDVVENWVPNTIERRVDLINSEDEECWWSMKKPPSSTTEICKQLNRENEIKQVGNTMGWPCARLLPEADVYALPYTVPF from the exons ATGTCTCGGTGTTTTCCGTTCCCGCCACCTGGTTATGTACTAAACGGAATCCGCGATGAGGCTGTGATCGTATCATCGATCAAG GGGGTGGAGGAGAAAGCtaagaaagaacaaaggaGGAAGGATAGAAGAAGTGATAAGAAGgataaaaaagataagaaggagaggaaggagaagaaggagaagaaggagaaaaagaggaagGAGAGGGAAGGAAAGGAAGTTGGAAGCGAAAAGCGCAGTCATAAGAGACGGCGTAAAGAAGACGGTGCTAAAGTTGATCTTTTTCACAAACTAAAAGAAAGTGAAGTCAATTGTTTGGAGAAGAGCAGCCTTACTGTAGAACGTGAGCTGCTTCAGTCGACGTCCCAAAACTCTTGTGATAGCACTCTTAACAGCAATGAGATGTTACCGAAGCAGAAGGAGGTCCAGCAGCCTCTCGATGGTagacataacaacaacaacaacgagaAGCGTGTGGAGAAGCAGCAGCCTCTCGATGGTagacataacaacaacaacgagaAGCGTGTGGAGAAGCAGCAGCCTCTCGATGGTagacataacaacaacaacgagaAGCGGATTGAGAAGCAGCAGCCTCTCAATGGTagacataacaacaacaacgaaaaGCTGATGGAGAAGCAGCAGCCTCTCAATGGTagacataacaacaacaacgagaAGCGGATTGAGAAGCAGCAGCCTCTCAATGGTAGACATAACAACAAGGAGAAGCAGAAAGAGAAACAGCAGCCTCTCGATGTTAGACATAACAACAACGACTCTG CAGAACATGCTTCGAAGCCacgagaagagaaaaggaaagatCCCATTTTTAGAGGGAAACACGGTAAAGAGAAGATATCCTCATCCTCTACTCGAGAAACTTATCAACCTCCTAAAAGCCTATGCAATTGCCCTCCATCCATGGTGTTGCAATTCTTGGACGTAGTTGAGAATTGGGTCCCTAACACGATCGAGAGAAGAGTAGACCTCATTAActctgaagatgaagaatgtTGGTGGTCCATGAAGAAGCCGCCAAGTAGCACCACAGAAATATGCAAACAACTTAATAGAGAGAATGAGATCAAGCAAGTAGGCAATACAATGGGGTGGCCATGTGCTCGCCTTTTACCAGAAGCTGATGTCTACGCCTTACCTTACACAGTCCCGTTCTGA
- the RAC6 gene encoding RAC-like 6 (RAC-like 6 (RAC6); FUNCTIONS IN: GTP binding; INVOLVED IN: small GTPase mediated signal transduction; LOCATED IN: nucleus, cytoplasm; EXPRESSED IN: 24 plant structures; EXPRESSED DURING: 15 growth stages; CONTAINS InterPro DOMAIN/s: Ras GTPase (InterPro:IPR001806), Small GTP-binding protein (InterPro:IPR005225), Ras (InterPro:IPR013753), Small GTPase, Rho type (InterPro:IPR003578); BEST Arabidopsis thaliana protein match is: Arabidopsis RAC-like 1 (TAIR:AT2G17800.2); Has 24191 Blast hits to 24163 proteins in 668 species: Archae - 9; Bacteria - 59; Metazoa - 12632; Fungi - 3489; Plants - 2692; Viruses - 20; Other Eukaryotes - 5290 (source: NCBI BLink).): MSASRFIKCVTVGDGAVGKTCLLISYTSNTFPTDYVPTVFDNFSANVVVNGATVNLGLWDTAGQEDYNRLRPLSYRGADVFILAFSLISKASYENVSKKWIPELKHYAPGVPIVLVGTKLDLRDDKQFFIDHPGAVPITTVQGEELKKLIGAPAYIECSSKSQENVKGVFDAAIRVVLQPPKQKKKKNKAQKACSIL; this comes from the exons atGAGCGCATCAAGGTTCATAAAGTGCGTCACCGTTGGTGATGGAGCTGTTGGTAAAACCTGTTTGCTGATTTCTTATACCAGCAACACCTTTCCCACG GATTATGTTCCGACTGTTTTCGATAACTTTAGTGCAAATGTGGTTGTTAATGGAGCCACGGTGAATCTTGGATTGTGGGATACTGCAG GGCAAGAGGACTATAACAGATTAAGACCTTTGAGTTACCGTGGTGCTGATGTTTTCATTCTTGCCTTCTCTCTCATTAGTAAGGCTAGTTATGAGAATGTTTCCAAGAAG tGGATTCCTGAGTTGAAGCACTATGCTCCTGGTGTCCCAATTGTCCTTGTTGGAACCAAACTAG ATCTTCGAGATGACAAACAGTTTTTCATCGACCATCCTGGTGCTGTCCCTATTACCACTGTTCAG GGAGAGGAGCTGAAGAAGCTAATTGGAGCGCCAGCTTACATCGAGTGCAGTTCAAAATCACAAGAG AACGTGAAGGGCGTGTTTGATGCAGCGATCAGAGTGGTCCTTCAACCTCcaaagcagaagaaaaagaagaacaaagcaCAAAAGGCCTGCTCCATCTTGTAA
- the APX5 gene encoding ascorbate peroxidase 5 (ascorbate peroxidase 5 (APX5); FUNCTIONS IN: L-ascorbate peroxidase activity, peroxidase activity, heme binding; INVOLVED IN: oxidation reduction, response to oxidative stress; LOCATED IN: cellular_component unknown; EXPRESSED IN: 22 plant structures; EXPRESSED DURING: 13 growth stages; CONTAINS InterPro DOMAIN/s: Haem peroxidase (InterPro:IPR010255), Plant ascorbate peroxidase (InterPro:IPR002207), Peroxidases heam-ligand binding site (InterPro:IPR019793), Peroxidase, active site (InterPro:IPR019794), Haem peroxidase, plant/fungal/bacterial (InterPro:IPR002016); BEST Arabidopsis thaliana protein match is: ascorbate peroxidase 3 (TAIR:AT4G35000.1); Has 11368 Blast hits to 9243 proteins in 1286 species: Archae - 103; Bacteria - 4136; Metazoa - 9; Fungi - 795; Plants - 3885; Viruses - 0; Other Eukaryotes - 2440 (source: NCBI BLink).) — MAVNVDAEYLKEIEKTRRDLRALISSRNCAPIMLRLAWHDAGTYDAKKKTGGANGSIRFKEELNRPHNKGLEKAVAFCEEVKAKHPRVSYADLYQLAGVVAVEVTGGPAIPFTPGRKDADSADDGELPNPNEGASHLRTLFSRMGLLDRDIVALSGGHTLGRAHKERSDFEGPWTQDPLKFDNSYFVELLKGETPGLLQLKTDKALLDDPKFHPFVKLYAKDEDMFFKAYAISHKKLSELGFNPPRRIPSAVTQQTLGIAVAAAVVIFTICYEASRRGK; from the exons ATGGCAGTGAACGTTGATGCAGAGTACCtcaaagagatagagaaaactCGTAGAGACCTTCGAGCTCTCATCTCTTCCAGAAACTGTGCTCCCATTATGCTCCGTCTTGC ATGGCATGATGCAGGAACCTATGATGCCAAGAAGAAAACCGGAGGTGCCAATGGATCTATCAGATTCAAGGAAGAGCTAAACCGTCCACACAACAAAGGTTTGGAGAAGGCAGTCGCCTTCTGCG AGGAAGTAAAGGCTAAGCATCCCAGAGTCTCTTACGCAGACCTTTATCAG CTCGCTGGAGTTGTTGCAGTGGAGGTTACTGGCGGCCCTGCAATCCCATTTACACCAGGCCGTAAG GATGCTGATTCCGCGGACGATGGAGAACTTCCAAATCCAAATGAAG GTGCCTCACATTTAAGAACTCTCTTCTCTCGTATGGGTCTATTGGATAGAGACATTGTAGCTCTCTCTGGAGGTCACACTTTG GGACGTGCACATAAGGAGAGATCAGATTTTGAAGGTCCTTGGACACAGGACCCTCTCAAGTTTGATAACTCGTATTTCGT AGAGCTTCTAAAAGGGGAGACTCCGGGATTGCTACAACTTAAAACCGACAAGGCTCTACTTGATGATCCCAAGTTCCACCCTTTTGTTAAGCTGTATGCAAAG GACGAGGATATGTTCTTCAAAGCCTATGCAATTTCACACAAGAAACTCTCAGAACTAGGATTTAATCCGCCAAGAAGAATTCCTTCAGCAGTGACGCAGCAGACGCTTGGAATCGCTGTTGCTGCAGCTGTGGTGATCTTTACAATATGCTATGAAGCAAGCAGAAGAGGCAAGTGA
- the APX5 gene encoding ascorbate peroxidase 5: protein MAVNVDAEYLKEIEKTRRDLRALISSRNCAPIMLRLAWHDAGTYDAKKKTGGANGSIRFKEELNRPHNKGLEKAVAFCEEVKAKHPRVSYADLYQLAGVVAVEVTGGPAIPFTPGRKDADSADDGELPNPNEGASHLRTLFSRMGLLDRDIVALSGGHTLGRAHKERSDFEGPWTQDPLKFDNSYFVELLKGETPGLLQLKTDKALLDDPKFHPFVKLYAKVD from the exons ATGGCAGTGAACGTTGATGCAGAGTACCtcaaagagatagagaaaactCGTAGAGACCTTCGAGCTCTCATCTCTTCCAGAAACTGTGCTCCCATTATGCTCCGTCTTGC ATGGCATGATGCAGGAACCTATGATGCCAAGAAGAAAACCGGAGGTGCCAATGGATCTATCAGATTCAAGGAAGAGCTAAACCGTCCACACAACAAAGGTTTGGAGAAGGCAGTCGCCTTCTGCG AGGAAGTAAAGGCTAAGCATCCCAGAGTCTCTTACGCAGACCTTTATCAG CTCGCTGGAGTTGTTGCAGTGGAGGTTACTGGCGGCCCTGCAATCCCATTTACACCAGGCCGTAAG GATGCTGATTCCGCGGACGATGGAGAACTTCCAAATCCAAATGAAG GTGCCTCACATTTAAGAACTCTCTTCTCTCGTATGGGTCTATTGGATAGAGACATTGTAGCTCTCTCTGGAGGTCACACTTTG GGACGTGCACATAAGGAGAGATCAGATTTTGAAGGTCCTTGGACACAGGACCCTCTCAAGTTTGATAACTCGTATTTCGT AGAGCTTCTAAAAGGGGAGACTCCGGGATTGCTACAACTTAAAACCGACAAGGCTCTACTTGATGATCCCAAGTTCCACCCTTTTGTTAAGCTGTATGCAAAGGTAGATTAG
- a CDS encoding uncharacterized protein (unknown protein; FUNCTIONS IN: molecular_function unknown; INVOLVED IN: biological_process unknown; LOCATED IN: cellular_component unknown; EXPRESSED IN: 24 plant structures; EXPRESSED DURING: 15 growth stages; Has 30201 Blast hits to 17322 proteins in 780 species: Archae - 12; Bacteria - 1396; Metazoa - 17338; Fungi - 3422; Plants - 5037; Viruses - 0; Other Eukaryotes - 2996 (source: NCBI BLink).) — MTEEYEVDEQKQAAADVLFSYSKFAMACIGNHTRPTDMRLHLMKEISGMPTSLKGRDSSRAASPDPLGESSSSGTARLDKTDSFRAL, encoded by the exons ATGACAGAAGAATACGAG GTTGATGAGCAGAAGCAAGCTGCTGCTGATGTGTTGTTTAGTTATTCCAAGTTTGCAATGGCCTGCATTGGTAACCATACTCGTCCTACTGACATGAGGTTGCATTTGATGAAG GAGATCTCTGGAATGCCAACTTCTCTGAAAGGAAGAGACTCTTCTAGAGCAGCTTCTCCTGATCCACTTGGCGAATCATCAAGCTCCGGTACTGCCAGGCTAGATAAAACGGATAGTTTCAGGGCactttga
- a CDS encoding Senescence/dehydration-associated protein-like protein (Senescence/dehydration-associated protein-related; LOCATED IN: chloroplast; EXPRESSED IN: 19 plant structures; EXPRESSED DURING: 10 growth stages; CONTAINS InterPro DOMAIN/s: Senescence/spartin-associated (InterPro:IPR009686); BEST Arabidopsis thaliana protein match is: Senescence/dehydration-associated protein-related (TAIR:AT2G17840.1); Has 30201 Blast hits to 17322 proteins in 780 species: Archae - 12; Bacteria - 1396; Metazoa - 17338; Fungi - 3422; Plants - 5037; Viruses - 0; Other Eukaryotes - 2996 (source: NCBI BLink).), translating to MECSATPPKLYPTVDTSTTVAPLPKSSSSSSSTNNNNLYPSINVNDLVNNIFPDPTASDSASAPPLATEEVILTIHGAMVHLIDKSYSVELACGDLEILRLVQGDITVAVFARVGDEIQWPLTKDEPAVKVDESHYFFSLRPVKESESSDHSVNETENEMLNYGLTMASKGQEPMLEKLDKILADYSSFTAEEKQKEENVLDLTAAKETSPEELKGKRKKMVEKQCTAYWTTLAPNVEDYSGVAAKLIAAGSGQLIKGILWCGDLTMDRLMWGNDFMKKKLSKAEKERQVSPGTLKRLKRVKKMTKMTEKVANGVLSGVVKVSGFFSSSVINSKAGQKLFGLLPGEMVLATLDGFNKVCDAVEVAGRHVMKTTSDVTTEIVDHKYGAKTAQATNEGLSAAGHAFGTAWTVFKIRQALNPKSAMKPSSLAKTVVKTAAKERKKGKKSSK from the exons ATGGAATGCTCTGCAACTCCTCCCAAGCTTTATCCAACCGTCGACACTTCAACCACCGTTGCTCCTCTCCCTAagtcctcttcctcctcctcttctactaataataataatctctATCCTTCAATCAATGTCAATGATCTTGTCAACAATATCTTCCCCGATCCCACCGCCTCTGACTCAGCTTCAGCGCCTCCTCTCGCGACGGAGGAAGTGATTCTCACAATCCACGGCGCGATGGTCCACCTCATTGACAAATCCTACAGCGTAGAGCTCGCTTGCGGCGATCTCGAGATTCTCCGTCTTGTTCAAGGAGATATCACCGTCGCGGTTTTCGCTCGCGTCGGTGACGAGATCCAATGGCCGTTGACTAAAGACGAACCCGCCGTTAAAGTCGATGAGTCTCATTACTTCTTCTCGCTCCGACCCGTTAAAGAATCCGAGTCATCGGATCATTCAGTCAACGAAACAGAGAACGAGATGTTGAACTACGGATTAACAATGGCTTCGAAAGGTCAAGAACCGATGCTTGAGAAGCTAGACAAGATCTTAGCTGATTACAGTAGTTTCACAGCGGAGgagaaacagaaagaagagaaCGTTTTGGATTTGACGGCGGCGAAGGAGACTTCACCGGAGGAGCTGAAgggaaagaggaaaaagatgGTGGAGAAGCAGTGTACGGCTTATTGGACGACTCTGGCTCCGAATGTTGAGGATTACAGTGGCGTTGCAGCGAAACTGATCGCTGCTGGTTCTGGTCAATTGATTAAAGGGATCTTATGGTGTGGGGATCTCACAATGGATAGACTCATGTGGGGAAATGAtttcatgaagaagaagttgtccAAAGCAGAGAAGGAGAGACAAGTTAGTCCTGGAACTTTGAAACGTCTCAAAAG AGTAAAGAAGATGACAAAAATGACAGAGAAAGTGGCGAATGGTGTGCTCTCTGGTGTTGTTAAAGTTTCTGGATTCTTCTCGAGTTCAGTGATAAATAGCAAAGCTGGGCAGAAACTCTTTGGGCTTCTTCCTGGAGAAATGGTTCTTGCAACACTTGATGGATTCA ACAAGGTTTGTGATGCTGTCGAAGTAGCAGGAAGACACGTTATGAAAACAACTTCAGATGTAACTACTGAAATCGTCGATCACAA GTATGGAGCAAAGACAGCACAAGCGACAAACGAAGGGCTTAGCGCAGCAGGGCATGCTTTTGGAACGGCGTGGACTGTTTTCAAGATTAGACAAGCTCTTAACCCCAAGAGTGCCATGAAGCCATCATCACTCGCTAAAACCGTAGTTAAAACGGCagctaaagagagaaagaagggGAAAAAAAGTTCTAAGTAG
- a CDS encoding Senescence/dehydration-associated protein-like protein → MECSATPPKLYPTVDTSTTVAPLPKSSSSSSSTNNNNLYPSINVNDLVNNIFPDPTASDSASAPPLATEEVILTIHGAMVHLIDKSYSVELACGDLEILRLVQGDITVAVFARVGDEIQWPLTKDEPAVKVDESHYFFSLRPVKESESSDHSVNETENEMLNYGLTMASKGQEPMLEKLDKILADYSSFTAEEKQKEENVLDLTAAKETSPEELKGKRKKMVEKQCTAYWTTLAPNVEDYSGVAAKLIAAGSGQLIKGILWCGDLTMDRLMWGNDFMKKKLSKAEKERQVSPGTLKRLKRVKKMTKMTEKVANGVLSGVVKVSGFFSSSVINSKAGQKLFGLLPGEMVLATLDGFNKVCDAVEVAGRHVMKTTSDVTTEIVDHK, encoded by the exons ATGGAATGCTCTGCAACTCCTCCCAAGCTTTATCCAACCGTCGACACTTCAACCACCGTTGCTCCTCTCCCTAagtcctcttcctcctcctcttctactaataataataatctctATCCTTCAATCAATGTCAATGATCTTGTCAACAATATCTTCCCCGATCCCACCGCCTCTGACTCAGCTTCAGCGCCTCCTCTCGCGACGGAGGAAGTGATTCTCACAATCCACGGCGCGATGGTCCACCTCATTGACAAATCCTACAGCGTAGAGCTCGCTTGCGGCGATCTCGAGATTCTCCGTCTTGTTCAAGGAGATATCACCGTCGCGGTTTTCGCTCGCGTCGGTGACGAGATCCAATGGCCGTTGACTAAAGACGAACCCGCCGTTAAAGTCGATGAGTCTCATTACTTCTTCTCGCTCCGACCCGTTAAAGAATCCGAGTCATCGGATCATTCAGTCAACGAAACAGAGAACGAGATGTTGAACTACGGATTAACAATGGCTTCGAAAGGTCAAGAACCGATGCTTGAGAAGCTAGACAAGATCTTAGCTGATTACAGTAGTTTCACAGCGGAGgagaaacagaaagaagagaaCGTTTTGGATTTGACGGCGGCGAAGGAGACTTCACCGGAGGAGCTGAAgggaaagaggaaaaagatgGTGGAGAAGCAGTGTACGGCTTATTGGACGACTCTGGCTCCGAATGTTGAGGATTACAGTGGCGTTGCAGCGAAACTGATCGCTGCTGGTTCTGGTCAATTGATTAAAGGGATCTTATGGTGTGGGGATCTCACAATGGATAGACTCATGTGGGGAAATGAtttcatgaagaagaagttgtccAAAGCAGAGAAGGAGAGACAAGTTAGTCCTGGAACTTTGAAACGTCTCAAAAG AGTAAAGAAGATGACAAAAATGACAGAGAAAGTGGCGAATGGTGTGCTCTCTGGTGTTGTTAAAGTTTCTGGATTCTTCTCGAGTTCAGTGATAAATAGCAAAGCTGGGCAGAAACTCTTTGGGCTTCTTCCTGGAGAAATGGTTCTTGCAACACTTGATGGATTCA ACAAGGTTTGTGATGCTGTCGAAGTAGCAGGAAGACACGTTATGAAAACAACTTCAGATGTAACTACTGAAATCGTCGATCACAAGTAA
- a CDS encoding Senescence/dehydration-associated protein-like protein, which yields MECSATPPKLYPTVDTSTTVAPLPKSSSSSSSTNNNNLYPSINVNDLVNNIFPDPTASDSASAPPLATEEVILTIHGAMVHLIDKSYSVELACGDLEILRLVQGDITVAVFARVGDEIQWPLTKDEPAVKVDESHYFFSLRPVKESESSDHSVNETENEMLNYGLTMASKGQEPMLEKLDKILADYSSFTAEEKQKEENVLDLTAAKETSPEELKGKRKKMVEKQCTAYWTTLAPNVEDYSGVAAKLIAAGSGQLIKGILWCGDLTMDRLMWGNDFMKKKLSKAEKERQVSPGTLKRLKRYDLYLLIFDICVLNFLSRF from the coding sequence ATGGAATGCTCTGCAACTCCTCCCAAGCTTTATCCAACCGTCGACACTTCAACCACCGTTGCTCCTCTCCCTAagtcctcttcctcctcctcttctactaataataataatctctATCCTTCAATCAATGTCAATGATCTTGTCAACAATATCTTCCCCGATCCCACCGCCTCTGACTCAGCTTCAGCGCCTCCTCTCGCGACGGAGGAAGTGATTCTCACAATCCACGGCGCGATGGTCCACCTCATTGACAAATCCTACAGCGTAGAGCTCGCTTGCGGCGATCTCGAGATTCTCCGTCTTGTTCAAGGAGATATCACCGTCGCGGTTTTCGCTCGCGTCGGTGACGAGATCCAATGGCCGTTGACTAAAGACGAACCCGCCGTTAAAGTCGATGAGTCTCATTACTTCTTCTCGCTCCGACCCGTTAAAGAATCCGAGTCATCGGATCATTCAGTCAACGAAACAGAGAACGAGATGTTGAACTACGGATTAACAATGGCTTCGAAAGGTCAAGAACCGATGCTTGAGAAGCTAGACAAGATCTTAGCTGATTACAGTAGTTTCACAGCGGAGgagaaacagaaagaagagaaCGTTTTGGATTTGACGGCGGCGAAGGAGACTTCACCGGAGGAGCTGAAgggaaagaggaaaaagatgGTGGAGAAGCAGTGTACGGCTTATTGGACGACTCTGGCTCCGAATGTTGAGGATTACAGTGGCGTTGCAGCGAAACTGATCGCTGCTGGTTCTGGTCAATTGATTAAAGGGATCTTATGGTGTGGGGATCTCACAATGGATAGACTCATGTGGGGAAATGAtttcatgaagaagaagttgtccAAAGCAGAGAAGGAGAGACAAGTTAGTCCTGGAACTTTGAAACGTCTCAAAAGGTACGACCTTTATTTGCTTATCTTtgatatttgtgttttaaactttttatcgAGGTTTTGA
- a CDS encoding S-adenosyl-L-methionine-dependent methyltransferases superfamily protein (S-adenosyl-L-methionine-dependent methyltransferases superfamily protein; CONTAINS InterPro DOMAIN/s: Methyltransferase-16, putative (InterPro:IPR019410); BEST Arabidopsis thaliana protein match is: S-adenosyl-L-methionine-dependent methyltransferases superfamily protein (TAIR:AT5G27400.1); Has 1596 Blast hits to 1596 proteins in 294 species: Archae - 0; Bacteria - 195; Metazoa - 556; Fungi - 317; Plants - 331; Viruses - 0; Other Eukaryotes - 197 (source: NCBI BLink).), which yields MDPTSSSSSALRWKILRQALLRRSDSQSQTETKRISRKATQGFNLIPCQVVDSSPQSDKSREASVCYTLPITGSPKLYLTQRVDNCSDLNDFEISNRYNIDNTGLVCQWPSEEVLAYFCKSQPERFRGKRVIELGSGYGLAGLVIAAATEASEVVISDGNPQVVNYIKRNIETNSMAFGGTSVKAMELHWNQHQLSELTNTFDIIVASDCTFFKEFHKDLARTIKMLLKAKKASEALFFSPKRGDSLEKFMKEIKDIGLHYILTENYDAQVWKRHETLVKGDEAWPNYDKNHCYPLLIQITNQI from the exons ATGGAtcccacttcttcttcttcctctgctctTAGATGGAAAATTCTTCGCCAAGCGCTTCTCCGTAGATCTG ATTCTCAATCTCAAACTGAGACCAAACGGATTTCAAGGAAAGCAACTCAAGGATTCAACTTGATTCCTTGTCAAGTGGTGGACTCTTCTCCTCAATCGGATAAGTCTCGTGAAGCATCCGTTTGCTACACACTTCCCATCACTGGCTCTCCCAAACTCTATCTAAC ACAAAGAGTGGATAATTGTAGTGATCTCAATGACTTCGAGATATCTAATCGATACAACATTGATAATACTGGACTTGTCT GTCAGTGGCCCTCTGAAGAAGTACTAGCCTACTTTTGCAAGTCTCAGCCAGAACGTTTCAG AGGTAAAAGAGTAATTGAGCTTGGATCAGGGTATGGATTAGCCGGTTTAGTTATTGCAGCTGCAACCGAGGCATCAGAAGTGGTAATCTCCGATGGAAACCCCCAAGTAGTCAATT ATATTAAACGTAACATAGAAACCAACTCCATGGCATTTGGTGGCACAAGCGTAAAAGCCATGGAGTTGCACTGGAATCAGCATCAACTTTCAGAGTTAACCAACACTTTCGACATCATAGTTGCAAGCGATTG TACATTTTTCAAGGAATTTCATAAGGACCTTGCGAGAACCATCAAGATGCTGCTTAAAGCCAAAAAAGCCTCCGAAGCATTATTTTTCAGTCCTAAGAGAGGTGACTCCTTGGAAAAGTTCATGAAGGAGATTAAGGACATTGGTTTACACTACATTTTAACTGAAAACTACGATGCACAAGTTTGGAAGCGCCATGAGACGCTTGTGAAAGGAGACGAAGCTTGGCCTAACTATGACAAGAATCATTGCTACCCTTTACTTATTCAAATTACTAATCAGATTTAG